The Halorhabdus sp. BNX81 genome includes a region encoding these proteins:
- a CDS encoding transketolase codes for MKSLPGNSTSDGDLDDRIEQYRQTAQEVRRDIIEMVYAAQSGHPGGSLSAVEYLLWLYNEELNVDPENPDDPDRDRLIYSKGHACPVLYALLARYDFVDCDPNEEFRRLGGELPGHSSPKVPGVEFPSGSLGQGLSYANGQAMGADFDDRDYDVYAILGDGETQEGNIWEAAMSAGEKGLDVVAIVDRNKKQNDLPVAETMEIDPLDEKFESFGWDVWEVDGHDFGEIADAFDEINEADGPRLLIANTVKGYPIDFMEAQPNGYHAGAITDDELAEAMEELGFDPDTVEVTTK; via the coding sequence GTGAAAAGTTTGCCTGGAAATAGTACGTCAGATGGCGATCTGGACGATCGAATCGAGCAGTATCGCCAGACAGCACAGGAAGTCCGCAGAGACATCATCGAGATGGTCTATGCGGCCCAGTCAGGGCATCCAGGCGGTTCGCTTTCGGCCGTCGAGTATTTGCTCTGGCTGTACAACGAGGAACTGAACGTCGATCCCGAGAACCCGGACGATCCGGACCGTGACCGTCTCATCTACAGCAAAGGTCACGCGTGTCCGGTTCTGTACGCGTTGCTCGCTCGATACGACTTCGTCGACTGTGATCCCAACGAGGAGTTCCGCCGCCTCGGCGGCGAGCTTCCGGGCCACTCCTCGCCGAAGGTCCCGGGCGTCGAATTCCCCTCGGGATCGCTCGGCCAGGGGCTCTCGTACGCCAACGGGCAGGCGATGGGAGCCGACTTCGACGACCGTGACTACGATGTCTACGCCATCCTGGGCGATGGCGAGACCCAGGAAGGCAACATCTGGGAGGCCGCGATGTCCGCGGGCGAGAAGGGACTGGACGTCGTCGCGATCGTCGACCGCAACAAAAAACAGAACGACCTTCCCGTCGCCGAGACGATGGAAATCGACCCGCTCGACGAGAAGTTCGAATCCTTCGGCTGGGACGTCTGGGAGGTCGACGGCCACGACTTCGGTGAGATCGCCGACGCCTTCGATGAAATCAACGAGGCGGACGGTCCGCGACTGTTGATCGCAAACACCGTCAAGGGCTACCCGATCGACTTCATGGAAGCCCAGCCCAACGGCTATCACGCCGGCGCGATCACCGACGACGAACTTGCGGAGGCGATGGAAGAACTTGGGTTCGACCCCGACACTGTGGAGGTGACGACCAAATGA
- a CDS encoding transketolase family protein, with translation MSEKISTRNGFGNGLLREAEEREDFIVMDADLAKSTRGGWFRDEYPERWINVGISEQDLFATAAGIAETGRPVFANTFAIFSQRGFEQVRQQIARPKRNVTVVGSHAGVITGEDGPSAQTVEDISAYRGIPNLRVISPADAVEANALVTALAEDDDPAYLRLIRESVPVIHDEDEYEPEIGTGEVLRDGSDVTLIAHGAMVHVVQEAAEVLADDGIDARVINMSTIKPLDEELVVESAEQTGAILTAEDHNIYGGLGSAVAEVLAEQRPTPMKRIGIEDEFGTSGNGLDLYEYYGFTGEDIAETAKDLLA, from the coding sequence ATGAGCGAGAAGATTTCGACCCGGAACGGCTTCGGGAACGGACTGTTGCGCGAGGCTGAGGAACGCGAGGACTTCATCGTCATGGACGCCGACCTGGCGAAATCCACCCGCGGGGGCTGGTTCCGTGACGAGTACCCCGAGCGCTGGATCAACGTCGGCATCTCCGAGCAGGATCTGTTCGCGACGGCGGCCGGTATCGCCGAGACCGGTCGGCCGGTCTTCGCCAACACCTTCGCTATCTTCTCTCAGCGTGGCTTCGAACAGGTTCGCCAGCAGATCGCCCGCCCGAAGCGCAACGTGACCGTCGTCGGCAGTCACGCCGGCGTCATCACGGGCGAGGACGGCCCCAGCGCCCAGACCGTCGAAGACATTTCCGCCTATCGCGGGATCCCGAACCTGCGTGTCATCTCGCCGGCCGACGCCGTCGAGGCCAACGCGCTCGTGACTGCCCTCGCCGAGGACGACGATCCGGCCTACCTCCGACTGATCCGTGAGTCCGTGCCCGTCATCCACGACGAGGACGAGTACGAACCCGAGATCGGCACGGGTGAAGTCCTCCGTGACGGCTCGGATGTGACGCTGATCGCTCACGGTGCGATGGTCCACGTCGTCCAGGAAGCGGCCGAAGTCCTGGCCGACGATGGCATCGACGCCCGCGTGATCAACATGTCGACGATCAAGCCCCTCGACGAGGAGCTGGTCGTCGAATCCGCCGAGCAGACCGGCGCGATTCTCACAGCCGAGGACCACAACATCTACGGCGGCCTGGGCAGCGCCGTCGCCGAGGTCCTGGCCGAGCAGCGCCCGACCCCCATGAAACGGATCGGCATCGAGGACGAGTTCGGCACCTCCGGCAACGGGCTGGATCTCTACGAGTACTACGGCTTCACCGGCGAGGACATCGCCGAGACGGCGAAAGACCTACTGGCCTGA
- the fsa gene encoding fructose-6-phosphate aldolase has product MRTYIDSAEVENVREAYDLGLVDGVTTNPSLVAGTDREYRDIIDELTEFVDGPISVEVIATDYEEMLEEAREYDTWGDNIAVKLPMTRDGMKALRTLSDEGVQTNITLIFSVNQALIAAKNGATMVSPFIGRLDDNGHDGVELIEDIRTVYDNYDFETDILAASIRHPFHVQEVAKAGADIATLPPDVADSMFDHPRTDSGLEAFLDDWGDRESPALK; this is encoded by the coding sequence ATGAGAACATACATCGATTCAGCGGAAGTCGAAAACGTACGGGAAGCATACGACCTCGGACTTGTCGACGGGGTCACGACGAACCCGTCGCTGGTCGCCGGGACCGACCGGGAGTACCGGGACATCATCGACGAACTGACGGAGTTCGTCGACGGTCCGATCAGCGTCGAGGTCATCGCGACCGACTACGAGGAGATGCTCGAAGAGGCCCGGGAGTACGACACCTGGGGCGACAACATCGCGGTGAAGCTCCCGATGACTCGTGACGGTATGAAGGCCCTCCGGACCCTCTCCGATGAGGGTGTCCAGACCAACATCACGCTGATCTTCTCCGTCAACCAGGCGCTCATCGCCGCCAAGAACGGCGCGACGATGGTCTCGCCGTTCATCGGTCGACTGGACGACAACGGCCACGACGGCGTCGAACTCATCGAGGACATCCGGACTGTCTACGACAACTACGACTTCGAGACGGACATCCTCGCGGCGTCGATCCGCCACCCCTTCCACGTCCAGGAAGTCGCCAAAGCCGGTGCGGACATCGCGACCTTGCCGCCGGACGTGGCAGACTCGATGTTCGATCACCCGCGAACCGACAGCGGACTCGAAGCGTTCCTCGACGACTGGGGCGACCGCGAAAGTCCCGCACTGAAGTGA